A DNA window from Mucilaginibacter xinganensis contains the following coding sequences:
- a CDS encoding ABC transporter permease gives MFKSYLKLAIRNLWKRKATTFINVLSLSAGLACCALVFLFCQHELSFDNGFDNGDDIYRVTSTFKDGSKAPTVGLPYAKYLKSEIPEIEQATRLDPTNGVTIVQAQGIGNSTPFAEDSGYWVDPNFFEVLSFHFLQGDRKTALAAPNTIVLSQSLAQKLFRQTNPVGKTVKAGSTTYAITGVFKEDFLNHIQAGFFASNNSDRIRELMANNNSWVVNDNFYTYIKVKHGSDPQHLIVELNAYLKRHAGEEMKSHSDYITNSVQALKDIHLNSSEFQDYLAYKQGNLKYLYLLGSIALVILLLGCINYMNLTTAQAISRAREVGVRRVMGAGKAAIRYQFLIETMIIRFCALVVSIGLAFTFLPLFNSFTGQSLSFFAKENSNLVLWMIVAATLTGLLAGLYPAFYLSAFKPVKVLKGKITDSSGMFSVRKVLIVSQFIISTCLVFATIVIWNQLHFMINAKTGFDLDQQLVLNLNSEQSQKNSSLLMQELANNPNFKSITLASAPLISGDMNLYPAEKTINEKQIVFLDFANEHYLKTLGLELVAGSNFKPEIFTNTNMQEDMELHDFGKEIVLNEEAAKLLGFDPNKAPGKYVSHLHNGLVYKYKIVGIVKNYHYFSLHATIGPCAIMNVNPLRCNTIMAKIEGRHVTAAIQYAAKNWKLLNPDTPFSYGFLNNIFQGDYEQDQRQQKMITTFAVIAIFISCLGLLGLITYSVAQKAKEIGIRKVIGASVLNVVSLFLTQYFKLLLIANVIAWPICWYFMHSWLQDFPYRITISWWMFVISLSAGLLTGLSTIAFKTIRAAMANPIKSLRAE, from the coding sequence ATGTTCAAAAGTTACTTAAAACTTGCCATCCGTAATCTTTGGAAACGTAAAGCAACCACTTTTATTAATGTTTTAAGCTTATCCGCAGGCTTAGCCTGTTGTGCGCTGGTGTTTCTGTTTTGCCAGCACGAACTTAGTTTTGATAACGGCTTTGATAACGGCGATGATATTTATCGTGTGACTTCTACTTTTAAAGACGGCAGCAAAGCGCCTACGGTTGGCCTGCCCTATGCAAAGTACTTAAAAAGTGAGATTCCCGAAATAGAACAGGCTACCCGTCTTGACCCAACAAACGGTGTCACCATAGTGCAGGCGCAGGGCATCGGCAATTCAACCCCTTTTGCGGAAGATTCAGGTTACTGGGTAGATCCGAATTTTTTTGAGGTGCTTTCTTTTCATTTTTTGCAAGGTGATCGTAAAACCGCTCTTGCTGCTCCAAATACTATTGTGCTTTCACAATCACTGGCACAAAAACTTTTTCGGCAAACAAATCCTGTTGGTAAAACCGTAAAGGCGGGCAGTACTACCTATGCCATTACAGGCGTTTTTAAGGAGGATTTTTTAAACCATATTCAAGCCGGTTTTTTCGCTTCAAACAACAGCGACCGTATCCGGGAGCTAATGGCTAATAACAACAGCTGGGTTGTAAATGATAATTTTTACACCTATATAAAGGTAAAGCATGGCAGTGATCCGCAGCATTTAATTGTAGAACTTAACGCCTATCTAAAAAGGCATGCCGGCGAAGAAATGAAATCCCATAGCGATTATATTACTAATTCGGTACAGGCACTTAAAGATATTCATCTTAACTCATCAGAATTTCAGGATTACTTGGCGTATAAACAGGGTAATTTGAAATATTTATATCTTTTAGGGTCTATAGCACTGGTAATATTGTTGCTGGGTTGTATAAATTACATGAACCTAACCACAGCCCAGGCCATAAGCCGTGCGCGCGAAGTAGGTGTACGAAGGGTAATGGGTGCAGGTAAAGCAGCTATCAGGTACCAGTTTTTGATAGAAACCATGATTATTAGGTTTTGCGCGTTAGTGGTTTCTATAGGGCTGGCGTTTACGTTTCTGCCTTTATTTAACAGTTTCACAGGGCAATCACTATCATTTTTTGCCAAAGAGAACAGCAATCTGGTTTTATGGATGATTGTGGCGGCCACGCTGACCGGGCTTTTGGCTGGTTTATATCCCGCATTTTATTTGTCGGCATTTAAGCCTGTTAAAGTATTAAAAGGAAAAATAACCGATTCTTCCGGCATGTTTAGTGTACGTAAAGTACTTATCGTATCGCAGTTCATTATTTCTACATGCCTGGTATTTGCTACCATCGTGATCTGGAACCAGCTTCATTTTATGATAAATGCAAAAACAGGGTTTGACCTTGATCAGCAGTTAGTTTTAAATCTTAACAGCGAACAGTCTCAAAAAAACAGTTCGTTACTCATGCAGGAATTAGCCAATAATCCAAATTTTAAATCCATAACCCTTGCAAGTGCACCCCTGATTTCAGGTGATATGAACTTATACCCGGCAGAAAAAACCATAAATGAAAAACAGATTGTTTTTCTTGATTTTGCCAATGAGCATTATTTAAAAACGCTGGGTCTTGAATTGGTTGCGGGCAGCAATTTTAAACCGGAAATTTTTACCAATACCAACATGCAGGAAGATATGGAGCTGCACGATTTTGGTAAAGAGATTGTTTTAAATGAAGAAGCAGCGAAACTTTTAGGGTTTGATCCAAACAAGGCACCCGGAAAATATGTGTCACACCTGCATAATGGTTTAGTTTACAAATATAAAATAGTGGGTATTGTAAAAAACTACCATTACTTTTCATTACATGCAACAATAGGGCCGTGCGCAATTATGAATGTAAACCCCTTGAGGTGCAATACCATTATGGCGAAAATTGAAGGTCGCCATGTTACTGCCGCCATTCAGTACGCCGCAAAAAACTGGAAACTTTTAAATCCTGACACACCATTTTCCTATGGTTTTTTAAATAATATTTTCCAGGGCGATTATGAACAGGACCAGCGGCAGCAGAAAATGATTACCACATTTGCCGTTATTGCCATATTTATTTCATGCCTGGGCTTGTTGGGCCTGATAACGTACTCTGTTGCGCAGAAGGCGAAGGAAATTGGGATCCGTAAAGTTATAGGAGCAAGTGTTTTAAATGTAGTGTCACTGTTTTTAACCCAATATTTTAAACTATTACTGATAGCCAACGTTATTGCGTGGCCAATATGCTGGTATTTTATGCATAGCTGGTTGCAGGATTTTCCTTACCGGATAACTATAAGTTGGTGGATGTTCGTGATTTCTCTTTCGGCAGGCTTACTTACAGGGCTTTCCACCATAGCATTTAAAACCATCAGGGCAGCAATGGCAAATCCGATAAAAAGTTTGAGGGCAGAGTAA
- a CDS encoding branched-chain amino acid aminotransferase: MTETLDIKITKTTHSRLQETDFNNLPFGKIFSDHMFVADYADGEWKNFQIVPYGDISLSPAISSLHYGQSFFEGIKAYKHDDGQVTVFRPEKNAARFNKSAERLCMPTLPEDIFLQSIAAVVDIDRDWVPAKANHALYIRPFMFATDPFLGVAPSGTYKFMVLLCPVGPYFSKTLRVKIETYYTRSAEGGMGFAKSSGNYGGSMLPAKKATEEGFDQLIWTDAKNHEYVEEMGAANVMFVLDGKLITPSTRDTILDGVTRDTVLTLAREWGMPVEERRVSVAEIIEGAKTGKLQDAFGAGTAATIAAVGSISHNGEEYFLADPKTREFSQKVLVELDNIKYGRVTDTHNWNYPVL, encoded by the coding sequence ATGACAGAGACGCTGGACATCAAGATCACCAAGACTACTCATTCCCGTTTACAGGAAACGGATTTTAACAACTTACCCTTCGGTAAAATATTTTCTGACCACATGTTTGTGGCTGATTATGCCGATGGAGAATGGAAGAATTTTCAGATAGTCCCGTATGGCGATATTAGCTTGAGCCCTGCCATTTCATCGCTGCATTATGGCCAATCATTTTTTGAAGGAATAAAAGCCTATAAGCATGATGATGGACAGGTAACTGTTTTTCGTCCTGAAAAAAATGCCGCCCGCTTTAATAAATCAGCAGAACGCTTATGCATGCCAACCTTGCCGGAGGATATTTTTCTTCAAAGCATTGCTGCAGTAGTTGATATTGACCGCGACTGGGTGCCGGCAAAAGCTAATCATGCCTTATATATAAGGCCGTTTATGTTTGCTACCGATCCTTTTTTAGGTGTAGCCCCATCAGGCACCTATAAATTTATGGTGTTGTTGTGCCCGGTTGGCCCTTATTTCTCAAAAACACTACGCGTTAAAATTGAAACCTATTACACACGTTCTGCCGAAGGCGGCATGGGCTTTGCAAAATCGTCCGGAAACTATGGCGGCAGCATGCTTCCGGCCAAAAAAGCAACGGAAGAGGGCTTTGACCAATTAATTTGGACAGACGCGAAGAACCACGAATATGTTGAAGAAATGGGAGCTGCAAACGTAATGTTTGTACTTGATGGCAAGTTAATCACGCCCTCAACCCGCGATACTATTTTGGATGGGGTTACACGCGATACGGTACTAACCCTTGCCCGTGAATGGGGGATGCCTGTTGAGGAACGCCGCGTTTCAGTAGCTGAGATTATTGAAGGTGCCAAAACCGGTAAATTACAGGACGCATTTGGCGCAGGCACCGCCGCTACCATTGCAGCGGTTGGTTCAATAAGCCACAATGGCGAAGAGTATTTTTTAGCAGATCCTAAAACACGTGAGTTTTCGCAGAAAGTATTAGTTGAGCTTGACAATATTAAGTATGGCAGGGTTACCGATACCCACAACTGGAATTACCCGGTTTTATAA
- a CDS encoding tryptophan 2,3-dioxygenase family protein, with translation MHFSPEIEERLAQLQEKYEAMGQDMVSYLDGLLYADFLTYWDYIHLDTLLSLQNPKTPFPDEEIFIMYHQITELYFKLVLHECQQITTVSPLTADFFATRLRRINKYFEALTHSFDIMIDGMDKEQFLKFRMSLLPASGFQSGQYRMIEIHATDFINLVAKDKRDELKDSPIEEQFDYIYWKFGATELSTGKKTLTLKQFEKKYAKTFIELGKASANHNFHALYNQLKNAGESSVELEDELKQLDINVNVNWPLVHYKSAVRYLNREPEEIKATGGTNWQKYLPPRFQKRIFYPALWTDQEINEWGKGWVEKILKSGKA, from the coding sequence ATGCATTTCTCTCCCGAAATAGAAGAACGCCTGGCGCAATTACAGGAAAAATATGAAGCCATGGGCCAGGATATGGTTTCATACCTGGATGGCTTGCTTTATGCTGATTTTTTAACTTATTGGGATTATATCCATTTGGATACGCTACTGAGCCTTCAAAATCCGAAAACACCATTCCCGGACGAAGAGATCTTTATCATGTATCACCAGATAACTGAGCTTTATTTTAAACTGGTGCTACATGAATGTCAACAGATCACCACGGTAAGTCCGCTGACGGCGGATTTTTTCGCCACTCGCCTGCGCCGGATAAATAAATACTTTGAAGCGCTTACCCACTCGTTTGACATTATGATTGACGGAATGGATAAGGAGCAATTCTTAAAGTTTCGAATGTCATTGTTACCGGCAAGTGGATTTCAGTCGGGCCAGTACCGGATGATCGAGATCCACGCTACCGACTTTATCAACCTCGTAGCCAAAGACAAACGGGACGAGCTAAAAGATTCACCCATAGAAGAGCAATTTGATTATATCTACTGGAAGTTTGGCGCCACCGAATTATCAACCGGTAAAAAAACGTTAACGCTTAAGCAATTCGAGAAAAAATACGCCAAAACTTTTATTGAGCTGGGAAAGGCAAGCGCTAACCATAATTTTCATGCCTTATATAACCAGCTAAAAAATGCGGGAGAATCAAGTGTGGAACTTGAAGACGAATTAAAACAGCTTGATATAAATGTTAACGTAAACTGGCCGCTGGTTCACTACAAATCAGCAGTAAGATATTTAAACCGAGAACCCGAAGAGATTAAGGCCACCGGCGGCACTAACTGGCAGAAATATCTGCCTCCGCGTTTCCAGAAACGAATTTTTTATCCGGCATTGTGGACCGACCAGGAAATTAACGAATGGGGTAAAGGTTGGGTGGAAAAGATTTTGAAGAGTGGAAAAGCTTAA
- a CDS encoding RNA polymerase sigma factor: MNLSKKQVEVLVKGCVNNDRTAQEALYKLFHADMLRVCYNYLPDKRLAKEAFNLGFLKVFQSIKDFDIKKGELGGWIRKIMIYTSIDICRSELKFNTIQLSEREETEFFISPSVLEKLFFEDILKNIRSLPFATQTVFNLSVLDGFTHKEISEQLYISEGTSRWHLSEAKKQLRALLETSAKGTDQLAERSGKAK, translated from the coding sequence ATGAATTTATCTAAAAAGCAGGTAGAAGTGCTTGTAAAAGGCTGTGTAAATAATGATCGTACGGCTCAGGAGGCCCTGTACAAACTATTTCATGCCGATATGTTAAGGGTATGTTATAACTATTTGCCGGATAAAAGACTAGCAAAGGAAGCATTTAATTTGGGCTTTCTGAAGGTGTTTCAGTCCATAAAAGATTTTGATATTAAAAAAGGGGAATTGGGTGGATGGATCAGAAAAATAATGATCTATACGTCAATAGATATTTGTCGTAGTGAATTGAAATTTAACACAATACAACTTTCTGAGAGAGAAGAAACGGAATTTTTTATTTCGCCCTCAGTTTTGGAGAAGTTATTTTTTGAGGATATTTTGAAAAATATCAGGTCGTTGCCTTTTGCAACCCAAACGGTTTTTAACTTATCTGTATTGGATGGTTTTACTCATAAGGAAATAAGCGAACAATTATATATAAGCGAGGGTACTTCACGCTGGCATTTATCTGAAGCAAAAAAACAATTAAGAGCTTTGCTTGAAACATCCGCAAAAGGCACTGATCAGTTGGCAGAAAGGAGTGGTAAAGCAAAATGA
- a CDS encoding outer membrane beta-barrel protein has protein sequence MKKLNYRGLWQKKRNELPINNNPHSDWIEMNSLLNQHLPIVGKSAGKSKFNLKGFKILPKLFIVFSAAAMVFTVSHLILLRSHKQQAKHKISKGNQFAPDSLIADTIKKKLTNNIADSLSLAKYIVADSLRNNGSGYHKIANAPTANGDFKNKPATPGKSTGNLVKPLLSKSQFVANRRSNNKLTNGFSTGKKGLTNSLLGTGKKKGLLSAVVSDSMFRSHYSEWEVTKLKSNESTVNNLNPDYPSLNKTALQSGLSAMLIGSASNKIQSSGLLLKASSGDPKMIKDKKVKPNNVSVSKVDWGVLMGANGSGSFKSAKQHANFYGSLPVDIYIGLFGSYNLNNKWAISSQVQILSPQNITSNYTHANESKADSSQSLKITTSGKLYSVNIPLYLVYKAANNVTIKAGPVIGIPIKQTGINSTLQPYGIRSDSTYYSKTMAILNASKYEQKFNLGVSGGVSVQIKRFIFEATYLKNLKDYTVINDLGSYKSGNGTVQLSIGFQLNKLKR, from the coding sequence ATGAAGAAATTAAACTACCGCGGTCTATGGCAGAAAAAAAGGAACGAATTACCGATCAATAATAACCCTCACTCCGATTGGATTGAAATGAATTCGCTTTTGAATCAGCATTTGCCAATTGTAGGTAAGTCTGCTGGTAAAAGCAAGTTCAATTTGAAGGGTTTTAAAATACTCCCCAAGTTGTTTATTGTGTTTTCGGCAGCTGCTATGGTTTTTACAGTTTCGCATTTGATTTTGTTGAGGTCGCATAAACAGCAAGCCAAACATAAAATTAGTAAAGGCAATCAGTTCGCACCCGATTCATTAATTGCAGATACTATAAAGAAAAAGCTAACTAATAATATTGCGGATAGCCTGAGTTTAGCGAAATATATTGTGGCGGATAGTTTGCGAAATAATGGGAGCGGATATCATAAAATAGCAAATGCGCCGACAGCAAATGGTGATTTTAAAAATAAGCCGGCAACCCCGGGTAAAAGCACTGGCAATTTGGTAAAGCCATTGTTAAGTAAAAGCCAGTTCGTTGCAAATCGGCGGTCTAATAATAAATTAACGAATGGGTTTTCAACAGGTAAAAAAGGGTTGACTAATAGTTTATTGGGGACAGGCAAGAAAAAGGGCTTATTAAGTGCGGTAGTAAGTGACAGCATGTTCAGATCTCACTACAGCGAATGGGAAGTTACAAAATTAAAAAGTAATGAGAGCACAGTAAATAATTTGAACCCGGATTACCCTTCATTAAATAAAACAGCACTTCAATCAGGTTTAAGTGCCATGTTAATTGGTAGCGCTTCAAATAAAATACAGAGTAGTGGCTTACTGCTGAAAGCTTCTTCAGGCGATCCAAAGATGATAAAAGATAAAAAAGTAAAACCAAATAACGTAAGCGTTTCCAAAGTTGATTGGGGGGTATTAATGGGGGCCAATGGATCAGGTAGTTTTAAGTCGGCAAAACAGCATGCTAATTTTTATGGCAGTTTACCGGTTGACATTTATATAGGTTTATTTGGAAGTTACAATTTAAATAATAAATGGGCAATAAGCTCGCAGGTTCAAATCTTAAGTCCGCAAAATATTACATCTAACTATACACATGCCAATGAAAGTAAGGCCGATTCCTCGCAATCATTAAAAATAACAACATCCGGAAAATTATATTCGGTTAATATTCCGTTGTACCTGGTTTACAAAGCAGCAAATAATGTAACCATCAAGGCTGGTCCGGTTATTGGGATTCCAATAAAACAAACCGGTATTAACAGTACTTTGCAGCCGTATGGCATACGGTCCGACAGTACGTACTATTCTAAGACCATGGCGATATTGAATGCAAGTAAGTATGAGCAAAAGTTTAACCTGGGAGTTTCGGGCGGAGTGAGCGTTCAAATTAAACGCTTTATTTTTGAAGCTACCTATTTAAAAAACTTAAAAGATTACACCGTTATCAATGATCTGGGAAGTTATAAGTCTGGAAATGGTACTGTGCAACTTAGCATAGGTTTTCAATTAAATAAGCTAAAGCGATAA
- a CDS encoding universal stress protein has translation MKISRILIGIDDSKYAAHAAEYGFEMAHKFGAKVGVVNIIEPMIAPDAGVGIDPLMGSAIGNAALQDMEILDIQKNQSENIMERTIKEFAGTMEVTHFTEYGLTADGIIECSKEFAADLIVIGTHSRSGLDRLLMGSVAEHVVRHSEVPVLVIPFKGTES, from the coding sequence ATGAAAATCAGTAGAATTCTTATAGGTATTGACGATAGTAAATATGCTGCTCACGCTGCTGAATACGGTTTTGAAATGGCGCATAAGTTTGGTGCCAAAGTAGGCGTGGTAAATATTATTGAGCCTATGATAGCTCCAGATGCAGGGGTAGGTATTGATCCGTTAATGGGATCGGCCATCGGTAATGCTGCACTTCAGGATATGGAGATTCTTGATATTCAAAAGAATCAGTCTGAAAATATCATGGAGCGAACTATAAAAGAGTTTGCCGGCACTATGGAAGTAACGCATTTTACCGAATATGGCTTAACCGCTGATGGTATTATTGAGTGCAGTAAAGAGTTTGCTGCCGACCTTATCGTAATCGGAACGCATTCACGCAGCGGTTTGGACAGGCTGTTAATGGGCAGCGTTGCAGAGCACGTCGTGCGCCACTCGGAGGTGCCTGTGCTTGTGATTCCGTTTAAGGGGACTGAAAGTTAA
- a CDS encoding HAD-IB family phosphatase, whose protein sequence is MDQYFIIDFDSTFTQVEALDELARISLKNHPDRENIYKQIEDLTNASMEGRLSFTQSLENRVKLLQANREHLKQLVTHLKKKVSTSFSRNTIFFKNHADEVLIVSGGFKEFITPVVTEYYIKKENIYANTFVFDEDGNIVGYDRENPLSQEGGKVKLLKELDLPGDIYGIGDGYSDFQLKESGMIKKFFAFTENIERKSVAEKADHITPSFDEFLYLNKLPRAISYPKNRIKCLVVGNVDEDALAQMKKEGYNIRQQETITDKYLEEAGILFCDEAHQPSPEQLQNAGRLKVIGVFGKINSRKLADAACENGIIIFDDPKHNPRNDDFIPKRVMAFMNEGKTHTSCNFPDLQPPRINNAHRLIHIHKNVPGILAKINDVFARHNINIVGEFLVTNTQIGYVITDVNTGYDAEVLNELKAIAHTIKFRLLY, encoded by the coding sequence ATGGATCAATACTTTATTATCGACTTCGACAGCACCTTTACACAAGTTGAAGCGTTGGACGAATTAGCCCGTATATCTTTAAAAAATCATCCCGACCGCGAAAATATTTATAAACAAATAGAGGATTTGACCAATGCTTCTATGGAGGGCCGGTTGTCATTTACGCAAAGTTTGGAGAACAGGGTAAAATTGTTACAGGCAAACCGGGAACATTTAAAGCAGCTGGTTACACATCTGAAGAAAAAAGTATCTACCTCTTTTAGCCGTAACACTATATTTTTCAAGAACCATGCCGATGAGGTGCTGATTGTATCCGGCGGATTTAAGGAGTTTATTACCCCCGTGGTAACTGAATATTATATAAAAAAGGAAAATATTTATGCCAACACCTTTGTGTTTGATGAAGATGGTAACATTGTTGGTTACGATCGTGAAAATCCGCTGAGCCAGGAAGGTGGTAAAGTTAAGCTTTTAAAAGAGTTGGACTTACCGGGAGATATTTATGGTATCGGCGATGGCTATTCTGATTTCCAGCTAAAGGAATCAGGCATGATCAAAAAGTTCTTCGCCTTTACCGAGAACATCGAACGTAAATCAGTAGCTGAAAAGGCGGATCATATTACCCCAAGTTTTGATGAGTTTTTGTACCTGAACAAACTGCCAAGGGCTATTTCTTATCCAAAGAACCGCATTAAGTGTTTAGTTGTTGGCAATGTAGATGAAGATGCGCTGGCGCAAATGAAAAAAGAAGGTTACAACATCCGTCAGCAAGAAACAATAACTGACAAATACCTGGAAGAAGCAGGCATCCTTTTTTGTGATGAAGCGCACCAGCCATCGCCAGAGCAATTGCAAAATGCAGGCAGGCTTAAGGTAATAGGAGTTTTTGGCAAGATCAATAGCCGAAAACTGGCAGACGCGGCATGCGAAAACGGGATCATTATTTTTGATGATCCGAAGCATAATCCACGCAATGATGATTTTATCCCCAAAAGAGTGATGGCATTTATGAACGAGGGAAAAACGCACACCAGCTGTAATTTCCCCGATCTGCAGCCGCCACGCATTAACAATGCACATCGTTTAATTCACATTCACAAGAACGTGCCGGGGATACTTGCTAAGATTAACGATGTTTTTGCCCGCCACAATATTAATATAGTGGGCGAGTTTTTGGTAACTAATACACAAATTGGCTATGTAATTACCGATGTAAATACCGGCTACGACGCTGAAGTATTAAATGAACTGAAAGCAATAGCACATACCATTAAGTTTAGATTGTTGTATTAA